Genomic DNA from Providencia sp. PROV188:
GGTAGCGCTCTGAAATAATTTTACGGCGTAATTTCAGTGTAGGCGTTAATTCCCCTTTCTCCATTGAGAAGTTGCTTGGTAACAGTGTAAAACGCTTCACTTGATGGAAGTTTTCCAGATTTTTTTGCAGCTCTTTGAGGCGACCTTCAAACAACGCGACAATTTTAGAATCTTTTAACAGTTCCAAACGATCACGGTATTTTAAGTTAATTGAATTTGCATACTCTTCAAGGCTGTCATAGCAAGGCACAATCAGCGCAGAGACAAATTTACGTGCATCGGCAATGACGGCAATGTGCTCAATAAAACGATCTTGACCTAAAACACCTTCGATAACCTGTGGCGCAATATATTTCCCGTTAGACGTTTTCATTAAATCTTTTAGTCTATCCGTAATATATAAGTTGCCCTGCTCATCGATTTTTCCGGCATCCCCTGTACGTAACCAGCCATCAGCCGTGAATGTATCTATCGTTTCTTGTGGGCGATTATAGTAGCCTTTCATAACGACAGGGCCTTTAACTTGGATCTCGTCATTTGCTCCAATACGCACAGAAATGGCAGAAAGCGGCGTACCAATAGAGCCTAATGGGTATTTATTCGCTTCCCAACACGAAACTGTCGCGCAGGTTTCACTCATCCCATAGCCATATTTAATATCCACACCCGCAGATAAGAAAAATGCAATCACATCATCATCGAGACGCGCGCCCGCCGCTGGCATAAAACGAATACGACCACCGAGCCCTTGGCGAATTTTGCTCAGAACCAGCTTATCTGCCAATGCATATAAGCGGTTGTTGATAAATGAAAGTGATTTACCTTTTGCCATCGCCTTCACTTTTTGTTTCCCTATCGCAATCGCCCATTTGAAAATTGCACGACGCATGAAAGGCGATTGCGATACTTTACTTTGTACTGCACTGTAAACTTTCTCATAGAAACGCGGTACGGCACACATCACCGTTGGTTTAACATCAGTAAGAGCCTCTTTCACCAAATTAGTATTGGTTAAATAGACATTGCGCGCGCCGCTGTGCATGACATAAAAACTCCATGCACGTTCAAAAACGTGGGAAAGTGGTAGGAAACATAATGAAACATCGTCTTCGGACAGTTCTAAACGGTTGTCATGAAGATAAAGCTGGGCTGCCATATTGTAGTAATCCAGCATCACCCCTTTCGGTTCACCCGTGGTGCCCGAGGTATAAATAATGGTGAATAAATCACTTAAATTTTGAGCCGCAATTCGCGCATCTAATTCAGCTTGATATTGAGGCTGAGCGAGGGACATAAATGTCGATAAGTGCATGCTGTTAGCCACTTGCCCATCTAATGCAACATTATCGTCTAATGCAATGATAGCGGAGAGCTGTGGGCAATGTGTGAGTAATTGGCAAGCAACTTGGTATTGTTCTTGAGCACCAACAAAGAGGATCTTAATGTTGGCGTCATTAATGATATAGGCGGCTTGATCAATGCTGCTTGTGGCATAGAGAGGTACCGTCACGGCTTTGATTTGTAGTGCCGCGATATCGACCAAAGACCAATTCATACTATTATGAGCAAAAAGCCCAATATTCTCTTGCGGGGCAACGTTCATCGCCAAAAGCTGACGGGCAATCGCGGTGGTTTTAGTGTCTACTTCCGCCCAAGTCAATTCTGATTGATGTCCGTTGTCCCATTGACTGAAAGCTATCCGATCCGCTGACTCGCTCGCGTCCATTCTGGAACGTATGCGGTTAACAATATGATATGGATATAGATTTTCAGTAATCAAAGTGTATTCCCTATAGGTCATTAGAATTTTAAGTCATTCGGCAAACTCACAAACAACCTAATATTAATACTTTTTATTATTTCAGCTTACATCTGTTAGCTGAATATTTTGAGTGTATAGCGGAAAGATAAACGAGGAAAGGAATAAAGTGTAAATTTTTTGCAAATGCTACAGACACAACAAAACTCGCCATTTTTTTCATCATGGCGAGTTAGTATTTAGGGGAATATGCTAAGGTTGCCTTAGAATGAATTGAGCCAATTTAGCTTACAGCTGTTCTATCATTTGGCAAAACTGCGCTTTCATCCATTGATGGCCTTTATCTCGCGCCGTCGATTCATGCCACGTTAAATAACATGGGCGAGAACTCTCTTCCCAAGGCAATGATAAGGTACGCAGTTGCAGCTGACTTGCATGATGTTCCACTAACCATTTGGGTGCAATAGCCACTAAATCTGTTTGTGCCACAATGTTCAATACACTGTTTAAGTCAGTTCCTTGATAACTGACAGTGTGGGAAAGTTCCGTATTATGGTAATATAGTTTGCTAAATGACCCAATATTATCCATTGCCATAATAGCGTGTCTTTCACTCACTAACATTTCTTGATTAATAGTATCTTCAATTCTTGGATGTTGATTAGCGACAACTAAAACCAATTCATCATTAAATAAAACCTGATGTTGATACTCGGGTTTTTCGAATTGATTATATCCCAAGAAAAAATCTATCTCTTGGTATTTTAATTGATGCGCTATATTATTTCCTAAAAAAGAATGAATAAAAACTTGAACATTTGGCGACGCAATTTTAAATTTATCAACAATTATTGCCGCTAAGCGAATATCTAATGGAGAGCAAATAGATAAGCTAAATGCTCTTTCGCTTTGCTTAGGATCAAACCCTGCCCCCGGTAATTCATTATGCACCAATTGAAGAGCTTGCCTTACTGGTCCAAATAATTGTTTTGCGCGCGAAGTCGGTTGAATTCCACGCCCATAGCGAACAAATAATTCGTCATTGAACATGGATTTCAAGCGGGATACGGCGTTACTTACTGCAGGCTGAGACATACCGAGAACTTGCGCTGCACGAGTGACATTTTGCATTTGCATCACAACATCAAAAACAGTTAATAAGTTCAAATCAACATTGCGCAGATGAATATCGCTACTTTCTTTTTTTGCTGTTGAGATCGTATCAAAATCAGTCATTTTTAACTCCACTAAATATATTTATCATTTTTAATTAATGAACATGATCCATCAAAGCAATATTGACGAAAAATATAAAATCATTAAATATTATTTTTAAAACAACTTATACATGATAAGTTATTTCGCTTTCCCTGCATTTATTAAAACGACGCTTCTATTCTTTTTGCCCATAAATTAGAATCGAGGTATAGATATCATCATAAAATGCAAATATTCATCAGTGTAATGGGTACATGTAACTTATTAAAGTCAGCATCATTCCGATAAAAATAATAAAACAATTTCAAGAATAAATCATAATAAATCTCTTCTATAAACGCGTTTGAATCTCATTATCAGATTAATTTTTAATTATTTATTTATTAGATAATTAACCTTATTTGAAGCATAGCCACGATCAATACCAATGAAGTCTGATATCTAACCTCTGCATACTTTCATTACATAAACATAATAAAAATCATTACGTTATAGAAATATAGTTATGCCACTAATTTTTAGGTGAAATTTTAGCCTGATTTTTACTCCCTTATATAGGCAAAAACATCATGAAAATTATAAATATCAGACGTAAATTCCAATAATCAGTAGCAACGCACTTCCAAGCATTTAACGCTCAAAAAATTAAGTTTGACATTATTATTGGAATCGCGTATCAATAAATACAGATTATTTGAAATTAAAAGAGAGACAGTTAACCATGACATCTTCTATCCGCCTACTAAGCCTACTACTACTCGCAGCCAATTTGCGCGGTATGCTTATGGATGGAAAGTAAAACAAATACTGTCCACAAACATAAAGAAGCCCGCGCAACCAGCGGGTTTTTTTATGCCTGCGGCTAGATGGGAATCCAACAAACAGAATTAAAAACAACAAAATTTAGTCTATGAGGAACGCATTATGAGCAACCAAGTTATCATCTTCGACACAACCTTACGTGATGGCGAACAAGCCTTGCAGGCCAGCTTATCAGTTAAAGAAAAATTACAAATTGCTTTTGCATTAGAGCGCTTAGGTGTCGATGTTATTGAAGCTGGGTTCCCTGTCTCATCCCCGGGTGATTTTGAGTCTGTTCAAACTATCGCCCGTGAAATTAAAAATAGCCGTATCTGTGCATTAGCACGCTGTGTTGAGAATGATATTGATGTGGCAGCAGAATCGTTGAAAGTGGCTGAAGCATTCCGTATTCATGTTTTCTTAGCGACATCCAATTTGCATATGCAGAAAAAGTTAAACAAAACGTTTGATGGCGTGATGGACATGGCGATTAACTCTATTAAACGAGCGCGCCGCTACACTGATGATGTGGAATTTTCATGTGAAGACGCGGGTCGTACAGATATTGATAACTTATGTCGCATTGTCGAAGCTGCCATCGGCGCAGGCGCAACCACCATTAATATCCCAGACACTGTCGGCTACACTACCCCATATCAATTCGGTGGCATTATCTCTTCTTTATATGAGCGCGTACCTAACATTGATAAAGCCATCATCTCCGTTCATTGCCATGATGACTTAGGCATGTCAGTCGCTAACTCCATCAGCGCCGTTCAAGCTGGAGCTCGACAAGTGGAAGGTACCATTAATGGATTAGGCGAACGCGCAGGAAATACCGCATTAGAAGAAGTGATCATGGCGATTAAATTACGTGAACAGATGTTAGGTGTGCACACCAATATCAATCACAAAGAAATTTACCGTACCAGCCAGTTAGTTAGCCAATTATGCAATACCCCAATCCCTGCTAATAAAGCGGTTGTGGGCAGCAATGCATTCGCGCATTCATCAGGGATCCACCAAGATGGCGTGTTAAAGAATCGCGAAACTTACGAGATTATGACCCCTGAATCCATCGGCTTAAAAGAGCAACAATTAAACTTAACGTCCCGTTCAGGTCGCGCCGCCGTTAAACACCGTATGGAAGAGATGGGCTATAGCGAAGGTAAAGATTTTAATTTAGATGAGCTGTATACCGCATTCTTGAACTTAGCGGATAAAAAAGGGCAAGTATTTGATTATGATTTAGAAGCTTTAGCCTTTTTCGCGAAACAGCAAGACGAAACTGACCACTTTGTCATGGATTACTTTAGTACACAGTCAGGTTCAAGCATTGTTGCCACTGCGACCGTCAAAATGCAGTGTGGTGAAACAGAAAAATCAGAGGCGGCAACCGGAAATGGTCCTGTTGATGCTATCTATCAAGCGATTAGCAAAATCACAAACTACCCAATGAAATTGGTTTCTTACCAATTGTCCGCAAAAGGTCAGGGTGAAAATGCCTTAGGACAAGTGGATATCGTCGCTGAATGCTTTGGTCGTCGTTTCCACGGTATGGGATTAGCTACGGATATCGTTGAATCATCCGCAAAAGCCATGGTGCACGTATTAAATAGTATTTGGCGTGCAGAACAAGTCGAAAAAGAAAAACAAAAAATCTCTGACCAAGAATTACAAATTAATACAAAGGAAGCGGTGTAAACATGTCTACGAATTTTAATATTGCGGTATTAGCGGGCGATGGAATCGGCCCCGAAGTGATGGCTCAAGCTCATAAAGTCTTGAACTCAATTAGCAAGCGCTTTGCTATCACAATTTCAACCAAAGCCTATGATGTGGGTGGCGCCGCCATTGATAATCACGGCGAGCCATTACCGCAAGCAACAGTCAAAGGTTGTGAAGAAGCTGATGCCGTGTTATTCGGCTCAGTCGGTGGTCCAAAATGGGAACATTTGCCACCGGACAGCCAGCCTGAACGTGGTGCATTATTACCATTGCGTAAACATTTTAAATTATTCAGTAATTTACGCCCTGCTCGTTTATATCAAGCATTAGAAGCATTTTGCCCATTACGCGCCGATATTGCCGCTCAAGGGTTTGATATTTTATGTGTCCGTGAATTAACTGGCGGGATCTATTTTGGTCAGCCAAAAGGACGTAAAGGTGAAGGCGCTGAAGAATATGCTTTCGATACCGAAGTTTATCACCGCTATGAAATTGAACGCATTGCCCGTATTGCCTTTGAATCTGCGCGTAAACGTAGCCATAAAGTGACATCTATTGATAAAGCTAACGTTTTACAAAGCTCCGTATTATGGCGCGAAGTGGTTAACCAAATTGCCAAAGAGTACCCAGACGTTGAAGTGAACCATATGTATATCGATAACGCGGCGATGCAAATGATCAAAGCCCCTTCTCAGTTTGATGTGGTGCTGTGCTCGAACTTATTCGGTGACATTATTTCCGATGAGTGCGCCATGATCACAGGATCAATGGGTATGCTGCCTTCCGCCAGCTTAAATGCTGATGGCTTTGGCTTGTACGAGCCTGCTGGCGGTTCAGCGCCAGATATCGCAGGCAAAAATATTGCCAACCCAATCGCACAAATTTTATCAGCATCCATGTTATTACGCTTCAGTTTGAACCAAACGGAAGCGGCAGATGCTATCGAAAGAGCCGTGAATAAAGCATTAGAAAATGGCTATCGCACTGCGGATTTAGCAGGCAATGGTCAATCAATCAGTACCAGTGAGATGGGTGACATTATCGCCCGTTATATTGAAGAAGGGGTTTAACATGTCGAAGACTTTATACCAAAAATTATATGACGCTCACGTTGTCCGTGAAGTTGAAAACGAAATCCCTTTAATTTATATCGATCGCCATCTGGTACATGAAGTGACTTCACCGCAAGCGTTTGATGGTTTAAGAACCAAAAACCGCCCGTTACATCAACCAAGCAAAACATTTGCAACCATGGATCATAACGTGTCAACGCAGACTAAAGACATCAATGCCTGCGGCGATATGGCGCGAATTCAAATGCAAGAGTTGATGAAAAACTGCGAAGAGTTCGGCGTAACTTTATACGATTTAAACCATCCATATCAAGGTATTGTCCATGTTATGGGACCAGAGCAAGGTATCACTTTACCGGGTACAACCATCGTGTGTGGTGACTCTCATACTGCCACTCACGGCGCATTCGGCGCATTAGCTTTTGGGATTGGAACATCCGAAGTTGAACACGTCATGGCGACTCAAACTTTGAAGCAAGCGCGTGCCAAAACCATGAAAATTGAAGTGGTGGGTAAAGCGCCTGCTGGGATCACGGCAAAAGATATCGTCTTAGCTATCATTGGTACAACAGGTAGCGCAGGTGGAACAGGCTACATTGTCGAATTCTGCGGTGACGCGATTGAAGATTTGAGCATGGAAGGTCGCATGACCGTCTGTAATATGGCGATTGAATTAGGCGCTAAAGCCGGCATTATCGCTCCCGATGAAACCACCTTTAATTATATGAAAGGTCGCCAATTTGCACCGAAAGGCCAAGATTGGGATGATGCTGTCGCGTATTGGAAAACGTTAAAAACCGATGATGATGCGAAATTTGACAAAGTGATCACCATCCAAGCCGAGACGATTGCCCCGCAAGTCACTTGGGGTACCAACCCAGGGCAAGTGATCGCTATTAACCAACCGATCCCTGCTCCAGAATCGTTTGCCGACCCCGTCGAACGCGCTTCTGCGGAAAAAGCCTTGGCGTACATGGGATTGGAATCAGGTATTAAGTTATCCGACGTGAAGATTGATAAAGTTTTTATTGGCTCTTGCACTAACTCACGTATTGAAGATTTACGCGCTGCGGCTGCCATTGCTAAAGGTAAAAAAGTCGCATCTGGCGTACAAGCCATTGTGGTACCGGGTTCAGGCCCCGTCAAAGCCCAAGCGGAACAGGAAGGCTTGGATAAAATCTTTATCGATGCGGGCTTCGAATGGCGCTTACCGGGCTGTTCAATGTGCTTAGCGATGAACAACGATCGCTTGAATCCGGGTGAACGCTGCGCATCCACCAGCAACCGTAACTTTGAAGGTCGCCAAGGTCGAGCGGGTCGAACCCACTTAGTCAGCCCTGCAATGGCTGCTGCCGCAGCGATTAACGGTCATTTTGCTGATGTTCGTGACATTCAAATCTAAAGGAGAAAACCATGGATAAGTTTATTAAGCATGTTGGGATTGTCGCCCCTTTAGATGCCGCAAACGTCGACACCGATGCCATTATTCCAAAACAATTTTTGCAAAAAGTGACACGCACAGGCTTTGGTCAGCATTTATTTAATGACTGGCGTTTTTTAGATGATAAAGGTCAGCAACCTAACCCTGATTTTGTCTTGAACAAACCGGTATTTAAAGGCGCTAGCATTCTGTTAGCCCGTGAAAACTTTGGTTGTGGTTCATCTCGCGAACACGCGCCGTGGGCATTAACCGATTTCGGTATCCAAGTGGTTATTGCACCAAGTTTCGCCGATATTTTTTACGGTAACTCGTTTAACAATCAGCTGTTGCCAATCAAATTAAGCGAACAGCAAGTGGATGAGATGTTCAGCTATGTGAACAGCCACGAAGGTTGCCAGTTTACTGTCGATTTAGAAGCGCAAACCGTCACCGCCGGCGAGAAAGTGTATACTTTCGAGATTGACAGCTTCCGCCGTCATTGCATGATGAATGGCTTAGACAGCATCGGCTTGACGTTACAGCACGTTGACCAAATCAAGGATTACGAGCAAAAGCTCCCTGCCTTTATGAATTAATCCCCAGCCCACTTCGGTGGGCTTTTTCTTGCCTATTTGTATTCATAAAAGTAGAACTCAACTCCAATAAACCGTACCAACCAATAAATCCTTCCCCATTAATTCCTAATATGCAATTATTCAATTAATTGCCTTTTTATATTTTTCAAAATAGTTCGCGTTGTGGCAAGGCGGCAAAATGAGGATATCTTGGGGAGCATACTTTAGTATGTGACCTGAGTAGCCGAGTGAAGCCAACGCAGTCACAGCGTGAAATATGAAGAAAAAAGAAAAAAAGCCGATATGCATTCACATACCGGCTGGTAAAAATACCATTACTCAATAAAAGGGGGAGTAAACCTGCAACAGACAGGTCAATAGAGCTACTTACTGCCCCCTATTATCTACGGAATATAGGATATTAAAATTGATGCAATTTATTCTGGAGTTCCTCTTTTATGTCTAATTCTCGATTACAAACGCAATTTGTACGCTTGTGGCAGCATTTTCAGGGAAAAAACAGTGAAACCACATTGCAAGATATTGCCGATATTTTGTTTTGCTCTCGCCGTCATGTTCGCACCCTGCTCAATAATATGCAGTCCCATGGCTGGCTCAGTTGGCAAGCAGAATCAGGACGAGGAAAACGCTCCACATTAATTTTTCATATCAATGGATTAGAGCTACAACAAGCACAGGCTGAGCAGCTTTTAAAAGAAGAAAGTATTGAAAAACTCGTGGCGCTCGTTGGCGATAAAGAGACTATCCGCCAAATGGTCTTATCTGAGCTTGAGCGAAGTTATCGACAAGGTAAAAACTTACTGCGCATCATTTATTACCGTGATTTTCCTAACTTACTTCCTGGCACCCCAATGCGCCGCTCTGAAATCCACTTAATGAGCCAGATATTTAATGGATTAACTCACTTAAATGAGGAAAAAGGGGAAGTGGAAGATGGTATTGCTCACCACTGGCAAGCCATTAACGAACAACATTGGCGCTTTTATTTACGTCCAGCTATCTATTTCCATCATGGACGTGAAATGCAAGTCGAGGATATTATCCACTCGTTATTACGATTAAAGCAATGCTGGCCGTTATTCTCACATATTCACTCGGTCACTTCTTCGCAGCCTTATGTGATTGACGTCCATCTGAGCCATCCTGATACGCAATTTCCTTGGTTACTCGGTAGCCCACATGCCGCCATTCTCCCAAAAGAGTGGGAAACCATCAGCGGCTTTAGTCAGCGCCCTATTGGTACGGGTCCTTATGAAGTCGAAACCAATATCCCGCAGAAACTCACCATCAGCGCTTTTGACCGCTATTTTGGTTATCGCGCATTGTTAGATGAAGTGACCATTTGGGTGGTTCCCGAACTTTCTGAGCAGATGGTATGTACCACATTAAAAATGGATGGAGATAAGCGCCACAATGACTCCCTTGAAAGCCGCATGGAGGAAGGTTGCTATTTTCTGTTATTCGACCAACGCTCCGACATTTCTCAACGGGAAGATGTGCGTAAATGGCTGTGCAGCTTTTTAACTCCCGTCAACCTACTGGCGCACTGTGAATCCTTCTATCAGCGCCACTGGGCGCCTGCTTACGGGTTATTGCTTCATTGGCATCACAGTAAAATGCTTTCCCAGCGAACCAAACCTGAAGATTTAACTGAACTAACTGTCACTTTTTATCGCCATCATCATGAATTCTATGCCATTAGCCAAATCATGAAGCGAGTATTAGAAACTCAGGGCGTGACGCTTAAAATTAATATCGTTGATTATGATGATTGGTTTAATGGAGATGCTAAAAGCGATATCTGGCTCTCCACCGCCAACTTTTATAAGCCTCTTGAATTTTCTATCTTCGCTACGTTGTACGAGATGCCGCTATTGCGTCAATGTTTGGGGAAAAACCTCGATGAAGAGTTACAACTTTGGCGCCAGCAAAAATTGGATGTGGAATCTTGGTGTGAGGGCTTGATTGATTCCCAAATCTTCCACCCAATTTTTCATCACTGGTTAGAGCTACAAGGGCAAAGAACGATGCGGGGGGTTCGTATGAATACTTTTGGCTGGTTTGACTTTAAATCAGCTTGGTTTAAGCCAACTGAGGATAATGCACAGAATTGATGATAGTTATAAACAGTTAGAGTGAGCAAAATGGATTTTATTCACTTTTTCTGTGGATATCCATGTGAACAACCAGATAGTAATCAGGGTATATCCCAACTGTTCATTTCTAACAAAAAATCACACTAAAAAATAAAACATTATAAATCATAGTAATAAATGAATTTCACACCAGATATCCACTGTGAGTTTTTCCGTGTTTTTTTGTTAGGAGTTCAACTGAGCAAAGATCAATCAATGCATGTTTTATCCACAAGGAATGTACTTAACTTACTCGCTTTTTGTGACGAGCTTCAATAAATGACATTAGTCAAGGCTGTAAATGCACACAGTAATCGCAGTTTTTCACAGTTATCCAGAAATCCTGTGGATAACCTAGTGCATGATCCTGTGATTATCTTGGGATGAAGTTGAATAACCTTAAATATTCATAATCCCGTCTGTGATTATTATCTAATATCCATATATATATCATGAAGTTAAATACGGTGACTAAAAAGTGTTATACTCACCCTATCTTGTGACCATTTTCTTGGTTATTTTTTAAACACAATGAAGTTCAGTCGACTATGTCTTTTATACCGCCT
This window encodes:
- the sgrR gene encoding HTH-type transcriptional regulator SgrR, producing MSNSRLQTQFVRLWQHFQGKNSETTLQDIADILFCSRRHVRTLLNNMQSHGWLSWQAESGRGKRSTLIFHINGLELQQAQAEQLLKEESIEKLVALVGDKETIRQMVLSELERSYRQGKNLLRIIYYRDFPNLLPGTPMRRSEIHLMSQIFNGLTHLNEEKGEVEDGIAHHWQAINEQHWRFYLRPAIYFHHGREMQVEDIIHSLLRLKQCWPLFSHIHSVTSSQPYVIDVHLSHPDTQFPWLLGSPHAAILPKEWETISGFSQRPIGTGPYEVETNIPQKLTISAFDRYFGYRALLDEVTIWVVPELSEQMVCTTLKMDGDKRHNDSLESRMEEGCYFLLFDQRSDISQREDVRKWLCSFLTPVNLLAHCESFYQRHWAPAYGLLLHWHHSKMLSQRTKPEDLTELTVTFYRHHHEFYAISQIMKRVLETQGVTLKINIVDYDDWFNGDAKSDIWLSTANFYKPLEFSIFATLYEMPLLRQCLGKNLDEELQLWRQQKLDVESWCEGLIDSQIFHPIFHHWLELQGQRTMRGVRMNTFGWFDFKSAWFKPTEDNAQN
- the leuC gene encoding 3-isopropylmalate dehydratase large subunit gives rise to the protein MSKTLYQKLYDAHVVREVENEIPLIYIDRHLVHEVTSPQAFDGLRTKNRPLHQPSKTFATMDHNVSTQTKDINACGDMARIQMQELMKNCEEFGVTLYDLNHPYQGIVHVMGPEQGITLPGTTIVCGDSHTATHGAFGALAFGIGTSEVEHVMATQTLKQARAKTMKIEVVGKAPAGITAKDIVLAIIGTTGSAGGTGYIVEFCGDAIEDLSMEGRMTVCNMAIELGAKAGIIAPDETTFNYMKGRQFAPKGQDWDDAVAYWKTLKTDDDAKFDKVITIQAETIAPQVTWGTNPGQVIAINQPIPAPESFADPVERASAEKALAYMGLESGIKLSDVKIDKVFIGSCTNSRIEDLRAAAAIAKGKKVASGVQAIVVPGSGPVKAQAEQEGLDKIFIDAGFEWRLPGCSMCLAMNNDRLNPGERCASTSNRNFEGRQGRAGRTHLVSPAMAAAAAINGHFADVRDIQI
- the leuO gene encoding transcriptional regulator LeuO, with the translated sequence MTDFDTISTAKKESSDIHLRNVDLNLLTVFDVVMQMQNVTRAAQVLGMSQPAVSNAVSRLKSMFNDELFVRYGRGIQPTSRAKQLFGPVRQALQLVHNELPGAGFDPKQSERAFSLSICSPLDIRLAAIIVDKFKIASPNVQVFIHSFLGNNIAHQLKYQEIDFFLGYNQFEKPEYQHQVLFNDELVLVVANQHPRIEDTINQEMLVSERHAIMAMDNIGSFSKLYYHNTELSHTVSYQGTDLNSVLNIVAQTDLVAIAPKWLVEHHASQLQLRTLSLPWEESSRPCYLTWHESTARDKGHQWMKAQFCQMIEQL
- the leuB gene encoding 3-isopropylmalate dehydrogenase is translated as MSTNFNIAVLAGDGIGPEVMAQAHKVLNSISKRFAITISTKAYDVGGAAIDNHGEPLPQATVKGCEEADAVLFGSVGGPKWEHLPPDSQPERGALLPLRKHFKLFSNLRPARLYQALEAFCPLRADIAAQGFDILCVRELTGGIYFGQPKGRKGEGAEEYAFDTEVYHRYEIERIARIAFESARKRSHKVTSIDKANVLQSSVLWREVVNQIAKEYPDVEVNHMYIDNAAMQMIKAPSQFDVVLCSNLFGDIISDECAMITGSMGMLPSASLNADGFGLYEPAGGSAPDIAGKNIANPIAQILSASMLLRFSLNQTEAADAIERAVNKALENGYRTADLAGNGQSISTSEMGDIIARYIEEGV
- the leuD gene encoding 3-isopropylmalate dehydratase small subunit; amino-acid sequence: MDKFIKHVGIVAPLDAANVDTDAIIPKQFLQKVTRTGFGQHLFNDWRFLDDKGQQPNPDFVLNKPVFKGASILLARENFGCGSSREHAPWALTDFGIQVVIAPSFADIFYGNSFNNQLLPIKLSEQQVDEMFSYVNSHEGCQFTVDLEAQTVTAGEKVYTFEIDSFRRHCMMNGLDSIGLTLQHVDQIKDYEQKLPAFMN
- the leuA gene encoding 2-isopropylmalate synthase; translation: MSNQVIIFDTTLRDGEQALQASLSVKEKLQIAFALERLGVDVIEAGFPVSSPGDFESVQTIAREIKNSRICALARCVENDIDVAAESLKVAEAFRIHVFLATSNLHMQKKLNKTFDGVMDMAINSIKRARRYTDDVEFSCEDAGRTDIDNLCRIVEAAIGAGATTINIPDTVGYTTPYQFGGIISSLYERVPNIDKAIISVHCHDDLGMSVANSISAVQAGARQVEGTINGLGERAGNTALEEVIMAIKLREQMLGVHTNINHKEIYRTSQLVSQLCNTPIPANKAVVGSNAFAHSSGIHQDGVLKNRETYEIMTPESIGLKEQQLNLTSRSGRAAVKHRMEEMGYSEGKDFNLDELYTAFLNLADKKGQVFDYDLEALAFFAKQQDETDHFVMDYFSTQSGSSIVATATVKMQCGETEKSEAATGNGPVDAIYQAISKITNYPMKLVSYQLSAKGQGENALGQVDIVAECFGRRFHGMGLATDIVESSAKAMVHVLNSIWRAEQVEKEKQKISDQELQINTKEAV
- a CDS encoding AMP-dependent synthetase/ligase; the protein is MDASESADRIAFSQWDNGHQSELTWAEVDTKTTAIARQLLAMNVAPQENIGLFAHNSMNWSLVDIAALQIKAVTVPLYATSSIDQAAYIINDANIKILFVGAQEQYQVACQLLTHCPQLSAIIALDDNVALDGQVANSMHLSTFMSLAQPQYQAELDARIAAQNLSDLFTIIYTSGTTGEPKGVMLDYYNMAAQLYLHDNRLELSEDDVSLCFLPLSHVFERAWSFYVMHSGARNVYLTNTNLVKEALTDVKPTVMCAVPRFYEKVYSAVQSKVSQSPFMRRAIFKWAIAIGKQKVKAMAKGKSLSFINNRLYALADKLVLSKIRQGLGGRIRFMPAAGARLDDDVIAFFLSAGVDIKYGYGMSETCATVSCWEANKYPLGSIGTPLSAISVRIGANDEIQVKGPVVMKGYYNRPQETIDTFTADGWLRTGDAGKIDEQGNLYITDRLKDLMKTSNGKYIAPQVIEGVLGQDRFIEHIAVIADARKFVSALIVPCYDSLEEYANSINLKYRDRLELLKDSKIVALFEGRLKELQKNLENFHQVKRFTLLPSNFSMEKGELTPTLKLRRKIISERYRLEIESMYQE